A genome region from Phycisphaeraceae bacterium includes the following:
- a CDS encoding RNA pseudouridine synthase, with amino-acid sequence MTDITSGPITASNSGNMVPRPSILFESEEWLVVDKPAGWHSVEQAAGAEKRSSPRRRGGVSVVRVAGAPTIEAWLRSERPELVSLHESGLVHRLDQPTSGCLLVARKAVAQQALRTAISEEGSLIRKTYCAALRCGVSEEGLFDLFFHGRHRRSSKTSVRSRGEEHERGRCRWRRIEKSVAGDLVEVELIGPGRRHQIRAGFAHLGFPLLGDALYLGDAPLPGLDGPALHAWRLEIGDVRVESPPPGPWLYFQVFASLRTPGSSAINPTITG; translated from the coding sequence GTGACCGACATCACCTCGGGGCCAATCACCGCGTCGAACTCCGGGAACATGGTTCCACGCCCGTCGATCCTCTTCGAGAGTGAGGAGTGGCTGGTGGTCGACAAGCCCGCCGGGTGGCACTCGGTCGAACAGGCTGCGGGCGCCGAAAAGCGATCGTCGCCCCGTCGTCGCGGCGGCGTTTCCGTCGTGCGTGTGGCCGGTGCGCCGACGATCGAGGCGTGGTTGAGGAGCGAGCGCCCCGAACTCGTCTCACTGCATGAATCGGGATTGGTCCATCGCCTCGATCAGCCGACCAGCGGTTGCCTGCTCGTGGCGCGAAAGGCCGTGGCGCAGCAGGCGCTGCGGACCGCGATCTCGGAGGAGGGATCGCTGATTCGGAAGACCTACTGTGCGGCGCTTCGATGCGGAGTCTCCGAAGAGGGACTCTTCGACCTCTTCTTTCACGGCCGACATCGTCGAAGTTCGAAGACTTCCGTGCGCAGCCGCGGTGAGGAGCATGAGCGGGGTCGCTGCCGCTGGCGTCGGATCGAGAAGTCAGTCGCCGGTGACCTCGTCGAAGTGGAACTCATCGGTCCGGGGCGGCGGCACCAGATCCGCGCGGGCTTCGCGCACCTCGGTTTCCCGCTGCTCGGTGATGCTCTCTATCTCGGTGATGCACCACTCCCCGGCCTCGATGGCCCGGCCCTGCATGCCTGGCGCCTCGAGATCGGCGATGTGCGCGTCGAATCGCCACCGCCGGGACCGTGGCTCTACTTCCAGGTCTTCGCTTCGTTGCGCACGCCCGGGAGCAGTGCAATCAACCCGACAATCACCGGGTAG
- the hppD gene encoding 4-hydroxyphenylpyruvate dioxygenase codes for MSTISPHGSQTAHPAGEVDVSKDPLALIDVDHARFYVGNAKQAAFFYAHAFGFTVEEISDLTTGNRTSAQYLLTQGNIRILLETPLTADHPAAEELKRYGDGIKDIALTVFDAEKAYEQALRNGGESAAEPRTLKDGHGTVTIASIRTYGRVVHSFVSRSGGYALPAVKQGGPFMPGFRKFGAFALNDFNREHPCGLKYFDHCVGNVELGRMNHWVKWYEDVLGFKMFKHFDDKDISTEYSALMSKVMASGNHLIKMPINEPAEGRKKSQIQEYLDWHSQTPGIQHLALRTDDELHSVAELRRRGVDFLSIPETYYESVWERVDTMLRAHGHSPVREDHERIRKLGILVDADDEGYLLQLFTKPLQDRPTLFFEIICRRGSQSFGKGNFKALFESLELEQERRGNL; via the coding sequence ATGAGCACCATCTCCCCTCATGGATCACAGACCGCCCACCCCGCTGGCGAGGTGGATGTATCCAAGGACCCACTGGCCCTCATCGATGTCGACCATGCCCGCTTCTATGTCGGCAATGCCAAGCAGGCGGCGTTCTTCTACGCCCATGCCTTCGGCTTCACGGTCGAGGAGATCAGCGATCTGACGACGGGCAACCGCACCTCGGCGCAGTACCTCCTGACCCAGGGCAACATCCGCATTCTCCTCGAGACGCCCCTGACCGCCGACCATCCGGCGGCCGAGGAACTGAAGCGCTACGGCGACGGCATCAAGGACATCGCGCTCACCGTCTTCGACGCCGAGAAGGCCTATGAGCAGGCTCTTCGCAATGGCGGTGAGAGCGCCGCCGAGCCGCGCACCCTGAAGGATGGCCATGGCACGGTCACCATCGCGTCGATCCGAACCTACGGTCGCGTGGTTCACTCGTTCGTGAGCCGATCGGGCGGATACGCCCTGCCCGCCGTGAAGCAGGGCGGTCCCTTCATGCCGGGCTTCCGGAAGTTCGGAGCCTTCGCGCTCAATGACTTCAATCGCGAGCACCCCTGCGGTCTCAAGTACTTCGACCATTGCGTAGGCAATGTCGAACTCGGCAGGATGAACCACTGGGTGAAGTGGTACGAGGATGTCCTCGGCTTCAAGATGTTCAAGCACTTCGATGACAAGGACATCTCGACGGAGTACTCGGCGCTCATGAGCAAGGTGATGGCCTCGGGCAATCACCTCATCAAGATGCCGATCAACGAGCCGGCCGAGGGAAGGAAGAAGAGCCAGATCCAGGAGTACCTCGACTGGCACTCGCAGACGCCGGGCATCCAGCACCTGGCGCTTCGCACCGACGATGAGCTGCACTCGGTGGCGGAATTGCGGCGCCGCGGGGTCGACTTCCTCTCCATTCCAGAGACCTACTACGAGAGCGTCTGGGAGCGCGTCGACACCATGCTGCGGGCCCATGGCCATTCGCCGGTGCGCGAAGATCATGAGCGCATTCGGAAGCTGGGCATCCTCGTGGACGCTGATGACGAAGGCTATCTCCTTCAGCTTTTCACTAAGCCGCTCCAGGATCGTCCGACGCTCTTCTTCGAGATCATCTGCCGACGCGGCAGCCAGAGCTTCGGAAAGGGCAACTTCAAGGCCCTCTTCGAGTCACTCGAGCTCGAACAGGAGAGGCGCGGCAACCTGTGA
- a CDS encoding adenine phosphoribosyltransferase, with product MLDRLKHLIRDVPDFPKPGILFKDITPLLADPAGLALAVELMASPFRNERIELVVGAESRGFIFGTAIAQSLNAGFIPVRKPGKLPAMRRSVRYALEYGEDTLEIHADAIARSQRVIIVDDLLATGGTMKACCELVSSLGAEIIGVTVLIELPELRGREHVGMRRLESLLRY from the coding sequence ATGCTCGATCGGCTGAAGCACCTCATCCGCGATGTGCCCGACTTTCCGAAGCCAGGCATTCTCTTCAAGGACATCACGCCGCTTCTGGCCGATCCGGCGGGCCTGGCGCTGGCGGTGGAACTGATGGCCAGTCCATTCCGCAACGAGCGGATCGAACTGGTGGTCGGGGCGGAGAGCCGCGGGTTCATCTTTGGAACGGCCATCGCCCAGAGCCTCAATGCTGGCTTCATTCCCGTTCGGAAGCCCGGCAAACTCCCGGCCATGCGTCGCTCCGTGCGCTACGCCCTCGAGTACGGCGAGGACACGCTCGAGATTCACGCCGATGCGATCGCGCGCAGTCAGCGCGTCATCATCGTGGATGATCTTCTCGCCACGGGTGGAACCATGAAGGCGTGTTGCGAGCTTGTCTCGAGCCTCGGGGCCGAGATCATCGGAGTCACGGTGCTCATTGAGCTTCCCGAACTCCGTGGCCGCGAGCATGTCGGCATGCGGCGCCTCGAGTCGCTGTTGCGCTACTGA
- a CDS encoding co-chaperone GroES produces the protein MTRAASGRSKLETVEPIGKRVLIRKDEDRKVTKVGIHLPDKIEIPTLTGRVVAISAQVARDLDYPIQQYDRVLFNPKHGIPVDFEGDNRLFVIPVEDIVAVFRAAGDSGPAVP, from the coding sequence ATGACCAGAGCTGCGTCGGGACGGAGCAAACTCGAGACCGTGGAGCCGATCGGCAAGCGCGTCCTGATCCGCAAGGATGAGGATCGCAAGGTGACCAAGGTCGGCATCCATCTTCCCGACAAGATCGAGATTCCCACACTCACCGGGCGCGTCGTGGCGATCTCCGCGCAGGTCGCGCGCGACCTCGACTATCCGATCCAGCAGTACGACCGGGTGCTCTTCAATCCGAAGCACGGGATTCCCGTCGACTTCGAGGGAGACAATCGGCTCTTCGTCATTCCTGTCGAGGACATCGTGGCGGTCTTTCGAGCCGCGGGTGACTCCGGGCCCGCCGTGCCGTGA
- a CDS encoding 3-phosphoshikimate 1-carboxyvinyltransferase has product MTGGGSMRIEAAGAPLIGEIRVPGSKSLSTRALILAVISPRPVVLRDLLMAEDTERLLGAINAMGCCASRLFGSDWRIDGRGLKLGETLARINLGDGGAPTRFALALAALRTGDTIIDGSARMRERPIQDGVRLLRELGVTIEALEDEGRLPLRVRGGAFEARSDDERPEIAIGATASSQFISGLMLVAPAMAAGLRLRFVEAPTSASYLALSIDALRAFGAKVTLNGAAPRVARMPEGAADRAAGGADPHLVELAPLPTRGSVIDISPGLDPPSSWDVPVDASSAVVWVAAAAMAPGSRVTLPGLCRDAQPDLGAIDAIASMGASLEWSDEGLTVSHGPLHGVDLDAGPWPDGALAVAAVAAVASGPTRLRSLGTLRVKESDRLASIAQEFGRLGITVMVEGDDLVIEPDLSRPTPEMPTVETHNDHRIAMVTTLLGLARRGVEVLDPGCVAKSYPGFWRHLKAVHPAGHTIAV; this is encoded by the coding sequence GTGACGGGTGGCGGCTCCATGCGGATCGAGGCGGCGGGCGCTCCGCTCATCGGGGAGATTCGCGTTCCCGGATCGAAGAGCCTATCGACACGGGCGCTGATTCTCGCGGTGATCTCGCCCCGACCGGTGGTGCTCCGTGACCTTCTGATGGCGGAGGACACGGAGCGATTGCTCGGCGCGATCAACGCCATGGGGTGTTGCGCGTCGCGCCTCTTCGGCAGTGACTGGCGCATCGATGGACGCGGTCTGAAGCTCGGCGAGACGCTCGCCCGCATCAATCTCGGAGATGGTGGCGCGCCGACGCGCTTTGCTCTCGCCCTGGCGGCGCTGCGGACGGGTGACACGATCATCGATGGAAGCGCCCGCATGCGCGAGCGACCGATTCAGGATGGCGTGCGGCTTCTTCGCGAGTTGGGCGTCACCATCGAGGCGCTCGAAGATGAAGGTCGGCTTCCACTGCGGGTCAGAGGGGGAGCGTTCGAAGCGCGGAGTGACGACGAGAGGCCGGAGATCGCGATCGGTGCCACGGCCAGCAGCCAGTTCATCTCGGGGCTCATGCTGGTGGCGCCGGCGATGGCGGCAGGGCTGCGCCTGCGATTTGTCGAAGCGCCGACGAGCGCGTCGTACTTGGCGCTCTCGATCGACGCGCTTCGAGCCTTCGGCGCGAAGGTCACCCTGAACGGTGCCGCGCCGCGCGTGGCGCGAATGCCGGAGGGCGCCGCAGACCGCGCCGCCGGTGGGGCCGATCCGCATCTTGTCGAGCTGGCGCCACTTCCGACGCGGGGCAGTGTGATCGATATCTCGCCCGGTCTCGATCCCCCCTCATCGTGGGATGTCCCCGTTGACGCAAGCAGCGCCGTCGTCTGGGTGGCGGCGGCCGCCATGGCTCCGGGGAGCCGCGTGACCCTGCCGGGCCTTTGCCGCGACGCGCAACCTGATCTCGGCGCCATCGATGCGATCGCGTCGATGGGGGCATCACTCGAGTGGAGTGACGAGGGGCTCACGGTCTCTCATGGGCCACTGCATGGCGTCGACCTTGATGCGGGGCCATGGCCCGATGGGGCGCTTGCGGTCGCGGCAGTCGCGGCCGTGGCGAGTGGACCGACGCGCCTCCGTTCGCTTGGCACCCTTCGAGTGAAGGAGAGCGATCGTCTCGCCTCGATCGCACAGGAGTTCGGGCGCCTTGGCATCACCGTCATGGTCGAAGGTGATGATCTTGTGATTGAGCCGGACCTCAGTCGGCCGACCCCCGAGATGCCGACCGTCGAGACCCACAACGATCACCGCATCGCGATGGTCACCACGCTGCTCGGTCTGGCGCGGCGAGGTGTCGAAGTGCTCGACCCCGGCTGTGTGGCGAAGAGCTATCCCGGCTTCTGGAGGCATCTGAAGGCCGTTCATCCAGCGGGCCACACGATCGCCGTTTGA
- a CDS encoding ABC transporter ATP-binding protein, whose product MPSFWHFAARMLRFRGQLAAALFFAALSAAGLGAGLVSLGPILRLLIDPSSGEGLRALAQEHNMGGSWPAIPESIVAALPEAPYDGVVLLMMALAVLTIFGATANFLHQFLSLTLCTRVVAAVRMEIFRHAVHLPLSLVVRRGPAEFTSRVLRDSSELQQGLVALTSRAVAQITKGLAAFAAALWFDWRLTAVALVVAPVIAVVLRKFGKRIRRATRGALEAQETLLRVTSESMQGLRAVKSGTAESDAVHRFDRANREVVKEELRVRTARAASGPVVELLAVIIVIGLALVAAKQIVGGHILIDDFVMTLGALAVAAGSFRPLAGLVNDIQAASAPSDRLLEVLREAREDEPDRHGVRRPALARHSRDIRFESVTFGYPGQERPALDAVDLTIRFGERVAIVGPNGCGKTTLLALLPRLLVPQQGRVLIDGVELGEVSLRSLRQQMGVVTQETVLFRGTIAENIRFGNFGATHEQVIDAARRAHAAEFIERLPDVYDSSVSEQGASLSGGQRQRLAIARAILRDPTILILDEATSQIDAESEAQIGEAIAEFGRGRTVILIAHRLSTILGADRIVMMDSGRVVDVGPHEELLRRCEGYRRLFRGQFAASDEPAAIGR is encoded by the coding sequence ATGCCTTCGTTCTGGCACTTCGCGGCACGGATGCTGCGCTTCCGCGGCCAGTTGGCCGCCGCACTCTTCTTCGCCGCGCTTTCGGCGGCGGGTCTCGGTGCGGGTCTCGTCAGTCTGGGACCGATTCTGCGCCTCCTGATCGATCCGTCGTCGGGCGAGGGGCTTCGCGCGCTCGCTCAGGAACACAACATGGGGGGAAGCTGGCCCGCCATTCCCGAGTCGATCGTGGCGGCGCTGCCCGAGGCACCATACGACGGCGTCGTGCTGCTCATGATGGCGCTGGCGGTCCTGACGATCTTCGGCGCCACGGCGAACTTCCTCCACCAGTTCCTGTCGCTCACGCTCTGCACGCGCGTCGTGGCCGCGGTGCGGATGGAGATCTTCCGACACGCCGTTCACCTCCCGCTGTCGCTGGTGGTGCGGCGCGGTCCGGCGGAGTTCACCAGCCGGGTCCTGCGCGACTCGAGCGAACTCCAGCAGGGGCTCGTTGCATTGACCAGCCGCGCGGTGGCCCAGATCACAAAGGGCCTCGCCGCCTTTGCCGCGGCGCTCTGGTTCGACTGGCGCCTCACCGCGGTCGCGCTGGTGGTCGCTCCGGTCATTGCCGTCGTCCTCAGGAAGTTCGGCAAGCGCATTCGGCGGGCGACTCGAGGAGCGCTTGAAGCGCAGGAGACGCTCCTTCGAGTGACGAGCGAGTCGATGCAGGGGCTTCGCGCCGTCAAGAGCGGAACGGCGGAGAGTGACGCGGTCCATCGCTTCGATCGCGCCAATCGCGAGGTGGTGAAGGAGGAGCTGCGCGTCAGGACCGCGCGGGCGGCGAGCGGTCCGGTGGTCGAACTCCTCGCGGTGATCATCGTGATCGGGCTTGCGCTCGTGGCCGCAAAGCAGATCGTGGGCGGGCACATCCTCATCGATGACTTCGTGATGACCCTCGGAGCGCTCGCCGTAGCGGCAGGCAGTTTCAGGCCGCTCGCCGGGCTGGTGAATGACATTCAGGCGGCTTCCGCCCCCTCGGATCGACTGCTCGAAGTGCTTCGCGAGGCGCGAGAAGATGAGCCTGACCGACATGGAGTTCGTCGACCGGCGCTCGCGCGTCACTCGCGCGACATCCGATTCGAGTCGGTGACCTTCGGCTACCCCGGCCAGGAGCGGCCGGCGCTTGATGCGGTCGACTTGACCATCCGGTTCGGCGAGCGCGTGGCGATCGTCGGACCCAACGGCTGTGGCAAGACGACGCTGCTTGCGCTCCTGCCACGGCTGCTGGTGCCACAACAGGGTCGGGTGCTCATCGATGGGGTCGAACTCGGCGAGGTGTCGCTCCGGTCGCTGCGACAGCAGATGGGCGTGGTCACTCAGGAGACGGTGCTGTTCAGGGGCACGATCGCGGAGAACATCCGATTCGGCAACTTCGGCGCGACGCATGAGCAGGTGATCGATGCGGCGCGGCGCGCCCATGCTGCGGAGTTCATTGAGCGGCTGCCCGACGTCTACGATTCGTCCGTCTCCGAACAGGGCGCGTCCCTCTCGGGCGGGCAGCGGCAGCGTCTTGCCATCGCCCGCGCCATCCTCCGCGATCCGACGATTCTCATCCTTGATGAGGCGACGAGCCAGATCGACGCCGAAAGCGAGGCGCAGATCGGCGAGGCAATTGCGGAGTTCGGACGCGGACGCACCGTCATTCTCATCGCTCACCGGTTGAGCACCATCCTCGGTGCCGATCGCATTGTGATGATGGACTCGGGTCGAGTCGTCGATGTCGGGCCCCACGAAGAACTCCTTCGGCGCTGCGAGGGCTACCGACGACTGTTCCGTGGACAGTTTGCCGCGAGCGACGAACCTGCGGCGATCGGCCGATAG
- a CDS encoding alpha/beta fold hydrolase translates to MPDLGALPLSLRSRSRWLRLAGVPALAMAPEASTAASATSAIAAPTLLWMHGRTAHKEIDPGRFLRLTRAGIGVISLDLPGHGERLEERLATPGASLEVVERMVGEIDGVVGAAAAEGLIRRDHLAIGGFSAGGMATLVRLCRPHIFRAALVEATSGNWESLQRRDLHDPERLERMNPIAHLEGWRPIPLMILHAEHDEWVPVDAQRSFVKALEAHGVPRELIEFHTFGRTGAPAEHIGFGRFAVQAKDLGTDFLRRHLLNEASATGDGPRNSA, encoded by the coding sequence ATGCCTGACCTTGGTGCCCTTCCGCTTTCCCTACGAAGTCGCAGTCGCTGGCTGCGACTCGCCGGTGTTCCTGCGCTGGCGATGGCACCCGAGGCATCGACGGCGGCGTCTGCGACCTCGGCGATCGCCGCGCCGACGCTCCTCTGGATGCATGGGCGCACGGCACACAAGGAGATCGATCCGGGACGCTTCCTGCGCCTGACTCGAGCTGGTATCGGCGTCATCTCGCTCGACCTGCCCGGTCATGGCGAGAGGCTCGAGGAGCGCCTGGCCACTCCCGGAGCGTCCCTCGAAGTGGTCGAGCGCATGGTCGGCGAGATCGATGGCGTCGTCGGCGCAGCCGCGGCCGAGGGGCTCATCAGGCGTGACCACCTGGCCATCGGCGGATTCTCCGCGGGCGGCATGGCGACCCTTGTTCGCCTCTGCCGGCCCCACATCTTCCGAGCAGCTCTCGTCGAAGCGACGAGCGGCAACTGGGAGTCGCTCCAGCGGCGCGATCTTCACGATCCCGAACGACTTGAGCGCATGAACCCGATTGCGCATCTCGAAGGATGGCGGCCGATTCCGTTGATGATCCTGCACGCCGAGCACGATGAGTGGGTGCCCGTTGACGCGCAGCGCTCCTTCGTGAAGGCGCTCGAAGCACATGGCGTGCCGCGCGAGCTCATCGAGTTCCACACCTTCGGCCGCACGGGGGCGCCGGCTGAGCACATCGGCTTCGGACGATTTGCCGTGCAGGCAAAGGACCTCGGCACCGACTTCCTGCGGCGTCACCTGCTGAATGAGGCCAGCGCCACAGGCGATGGTCCTCGGAACTCCGCCTGA
- a CDS encoding RsmD family RNA methyltransferase, with product MLRILGGEFRSRPLVVPRGRDLTRPMGSRTREALFDLLRGWFEGSTVIDLFAGVGTLGLEAASRGATQVIAVESDRLIARLLRENIDTLKCGDRVRVIEGDVLSEGLRAALPRPVDVIFCDPPFAMILPPRRAASDSGRSESISLDDDESLEPDRRDGEEAFDSFEGRRSKHRRRRRRPSSEPDGPASIEAIEEVDQRFERQRLRLQAMLDSLRGLFAERGFLALRLPIERAGSEGAIQGFEGPEIHGYGDQQWIHLYAPKRSV from the coding sequence GTGCTGCGCATTCTTGGTGGAGAGTTTCGATCGCGACCGCTGGTCGTGCCCCGCGGCCGGGACCTGACGAGGCCGATGGGAAGTCGGACGCGCGAAGCGCTCTTCGACCTGCTGCGTGGCTGGTTCGAAGGAAGCACGGTCATCGACCTCTTCGCCGGTGTCGGCACCTTGGGGCTTGAGGCGGCGAGTCGCGGGGCGACGCAGGTCATTGCGGTCGAGTCCGATCGGCTCATTGCGCGCCTGCTCAGGGAGAACATCGACACCCTGAAGTGCGGCGATCGCGTGCGGGTGATCGAGGGCGATGTCCTCTCCGAGGGGCTTCGCGCCGCGCTGCCGCGCCCCGTCGATGTCATCTTCTGCGATCCGCCGTTCGCCATGATTCTGCCGCCGCGACGCGCGGCTTCGGACTCTGGTCGCTCGGAGTCCATCTCGCTCGACGACGACGAATCGCTCGAGCCCGATCGGCGCGATGGCGAAGAAGCATTCGACTCGTTCGAAGGCCGACGGTCGAAGCACCGCCGACGCCGTCGTCGCCCGTCGAGCGAGCCCGACGGTCCTGCATCGATCGAGGCCATCGAAGAGGTCGACCAGCGCTTCGAACGGCAGCGGCTCAGGCTCCAGGCGATGCTCGACTCTCTCCGCGGGCTCTTCGCCGAGAGGGGATTTCTCGCCCTGCGCCTTCCGATCGAGCGAGCGGGAAGTGAAGGCGCCATTCAGGGCTTTGAAGGTCCCGAGATCCACGGCTACGGCGATCAGCAGTGGATTCACCTCTACGCGCCGAAGCGCAGCGTGTGA
- a CDS encoding acetate/propionate family kinase, giving the protein MPGAVVVLNAGSSSIKFSLFVIVEESHGQSLRLVVRGQVEGLHTHSRFVAHDAGGVECSRHEWSNAGGIGHEGAVAHLVEFLRERASEWTLRAVGHRVVHGGLLYSCPVIVDATILDSLARLNPLAPLHQPHNLAPIRMIAERLPNLPQVACFDTAFHRSQPEVAQAYALPPDITERGVRRYGFHGLSYEYVAEAIRRLDPEVASGRVVVAHLGNGSSMCAMLGCRSMATTMGFTAVDGLPMGTRCGSVDPGLVLYLMDELKMDLRAIEKLIYTQSGLLGVSGISSDMRALLTSRDPRAAEAVDLFVYRIGRELGSLAAAVGGLDGLVLTAGIGEHAAPIRSRIGQAAAWLGVEVDESANSAPWREEGWKISTPGSRVAVWVIPTNEELMIARHTLERLAAPAARAN; this is encoded by the coding sequence ATGCCCGGTGCCGTTGTTGTTCTCAACGCGGGCTCCTCCAGCATCAAATTCTCCCTCTTCGTGATCGTGGAGGAGAGCCACGGGCAGTCCCTGCGCCTTGTGGTCCGAGGGCAGGTCGAGGGGCTTCACACCCATTCTCGTTTCGTCGCTCATGACGCTGGGGGCGTGGAGTGCAGTCGGCACGAGTGGTCGAACGCAGGGGGAATCGGCCACGAAGGCGCCGTGGCCCATCTCGTCGAGTTCCTTCGAGAGCGCGCCTCCGAGTGGACGCTCCGTGCGGTCGGTCACAGGGTGGTGCATGGCGGACTGCTCTACTCCTGCCCGGTCATCGTTGATGCGACGATCCTCGACTCTCTGGCCAGGCTCAATCCCCTCGCACCGCTCCATCAACCCCACAATCTGGCGCCCATTCGCATGATCGCCGAGCGACTTCCGAATCTCCCGCAGGTCGCTTGCTTCGACACGGCCTTTCATCGCTCACAACCCGAGGTCGCCCAGGCCTACGCCCTGCCGCCTGACATCACCGAGCGCGGAGTTCGGCGCTACGGTTTCCACGGACTTTCCTATGAGTATGTCGCCGAGGCCATCCGTCGCCTCGACCCCGAGGTGGCCTCGGGTCGGGTGGTCGTGGCGCATCTTGGCAATGGATCCAGCATGTGCGCGATGCTCGGGTGTCGGAGCATGGCGACGACCATGGGCTTCACCGCGGTCGACGGTCTCCCGATGGGGACCCGCTGTGGCTCGGTCGATCCCGGGCTGGTGCTCTACCTGATGGACGAACTGAAGATGGACTTGCGCGCGATCGAGAAGCTCATCTACACGCAGTCTGGACTTCTCGGCGTCTCAGGGATTTCAAGCGACATGCGGGCATTGCTGACCAGTCGCGATCCCCGCGCGGCTGAGGCGGTGGATCTCTTTGTGTATCGCATCGGTCGCGAACTCGGCTCGCTGGCGGCCGCGGTGGGTGGACTCGACGGCCTCGTGCTCACGGCCGGCATTGGCGAACATGCGGCGCCGATCAGATCTCGCATCGGTCAGGCGGCCGCATGGCTCGGAGTCGAAGTCGATGAGTCGGCCAACTCGGCGCCGTGGCGCGAAGAGGGGTGGAAGATCTCCACGCCCGGCAGTCGAGTGGCCGTCTGGGTGATCCCGACCAATGAGGAGCTGATGATTGCCAGGCACACCCTCGAGCGGCTCGCCGCGCCGGCGGCGCGTGCAAACTGA
- a CDS encoding phosphate acetyltransferase: MTTAPIAGRAPGASLATSTAGAERHAKYKLLLDYCRTLPPLPTVVAHPCDQSSLQAVVDAMREGLISPILVGPKERIEAVAREHSMDLTGAAIVDAAHSHDSAAKAVAIIREGRAEALMKGSLHTDELLGAVVQRDAGLRTGRRISHCFVMDVPSYPETLIVTDAAVNVAPTLAEKVDIVQNAIDLAHAILELRGPREMRVAILSAMETVNPNVPSTIEAAALCKMADRKQITGALLDGPLALDNAISPEAARIKQIASSVAGRANILVVPDLEAGNMLAKSLSFLAGADCAGIVLGARVPIILTSRADSVMARLASCCVAVLVAKARRESTTKAVS, encoded by the coding sequence ATGACCACCGCGCCCATCGCCGGTCGCGCTCCAGGCGCCTCGCTCGCCACCTCAACGGCCGGAGCGGAGCGCCACGCGAAGTACAAGCTTCTTCTCGACTATTGCCGCACACTTCCGCCGCTCCCGACGGTGGTCGCGCACCCCTGTGACCAGAGTTCGCTTCAGGCGGTGGTCGACGCGATGCGCGAAGGGCTCATCTCTCCGATTCTTGTCGGACCGAAGGAGAGGATCGAGGCCGTGGCACGAGAGCACTCGATGGATCTCACGGGCGCAGCCATCGTCGACGCGGCGCACAGCCATGACTCGGCGGCCAAGGCCGTGGCGATCATTCGCGAAGGTCGCGCCGAGGCGCTGATGAAGGGCTCTCTCCACACGGACGAACTGCTCGGGGCCGTGGTCCAGCGCGATGCCGGATTGCGAACCGGCCGGCGAATCAGTCACTGCTTCGTCATGGATGTGCCCAGTTACCCGGAAACGCTGATCGTGACCGACGCCGCAGTCAATGTCGCTCCAACCCTCGCGGAGAAGGTCGACATCGTTCAGAACGCGATCGACCTCGCCCATGCGATTCTCGAACTCCGCGGACCGCGCGAGATGCGTGTGGCCATTCTCTCGGCCATGGAGACCGTCAACCCCAATGTGCCGTCGACGATCGAGGCGGCGGCGCTCTGCAAAATGGCGGATCGCAAGCAGATCACCGGGGCCCTGCTCGACGGTCCGCTTGCCCTCGACAACGCCATCAGCCCCGAGGCGGCGAGGATCAAGCAGATTGCCTCGTCCGTCGCCGGACGAGCGAACATCCTGGTTGTGCCCGATCTCGAGGCGGGCAACATGCTCGCGAAGAGCCTCTCCTTCCTCGCCGGAGCTGACTGCGCCGGGATCGTTTTGGGCGCTCGGGTGCCGATCATCCTCACCAGTCGAGCGGACTCCGTGATGGCGCGCCTCGCGTCCTGTTGCGTCGCGGTTCTCGTCGCCAAGGCGCGACGGGAGTCGACCACCAAGGCGGTCTCCTGA